One genomic segment of Anguilla anguilla isolate fAngAng1 chromosome 2, fAngAng1.pri, whole genome shotgun sequence includes these proteins:
- the LOC118220782 gene encoding uncharacterized protein LOC118220782 isoform X1, whose product MAYICRACTTIPMSLGFVLFFHSGDPQVPALCAPAAVRSDSGEPSCDSPSLSPGDMTEDWNACPPGTPELRLILLGSIGCGKTLSGDTLLGQHAMASGSRSPRTCQLRQGVSEGRKLSLVEAPRWYWSGGQLESSVKEETKRALSLCEPGPHAFLVLVPVGEFTDVERRVPGELENMFGPGALRHALVLFTCGDYLSGRTAEDYLAGEDPGLREVVERCGGRYHVFNNRRPQDRPQVRALLDKLERMAQENGGCYVSGGPRRRVEDRAIGAGKQERTFLAESEAQPEETVKLRHVGNGLQAQLPQKLPQQLPQQLRQELPQQLPQQLRQELPQQLPQQLRQELHQQLPQQLRQELPQQLPQQLRQELHQQLPQQLRQELPQQLPQQLRQELPQQLPQQLPQELPAPQQASQPGTLEETDGSPLRRSSSFRLTEEGALLSQMTEMKLSQNFVNTCHHQISPPESPVSPSPSSPSFPSSSSQSSQLRLVLLGRTGAGKSAAGNAILGREAFVSRGNGAVAVTQACEKKKGTAAGQRVAVVDTPDWFCSELPPEDVRRQVSNCVALSAPGPHAFLLCVPVDQPAKMELEALGALEAVFGRDAVRRHTLVLFTHGDRLPEGGAVEDYIITQRKDLLQLVEWCGDRYHVLERGGGGGGDGDGAGGREANVAELLEKVEQAVRENGDSYYSCSLFQEAECRVRQRQEEILRERREREPERGGAERAQVQARETERCFTSSSTLYSVQEMEEEELQDQAREEAENSVRDLNVGTLSSLSSSSSSSPTSSTSPSFFLSAWDKVATGARRVPKLVAGGALLGGVVGVFFGGPLGGVVGATAGSVATEVGRRKYSQKNKTE is encoded by the exons ATGGCTTATATATGCCGAGCATGTACAACCATACCCATGTCCCTGggtttcgttttgtttttccacagcgGAGACCCCCAGGTGCCCGCCCTCTGTGCCCCCGCTGCGGTGCGCTCCGATAGTGGGGAGCCGAGCTgtgactctccctctctctccccaggagATATGACCGAGGACTGGAACGCCTGTCCCCCCGGCACCCCGGAGCTGCGGCTGATCCTCCTGGGCTCCATCGGCTGCGGTAAGACCCTGTCTGGGGACACCCTCCTGGGGCAGCACGCCATGGCCTCCGGCTCCAGGAGCCCCAGGACCTGCCAGCTGAGGCAGGGCGTGTCGGAGGGGCGGAAGCTGTCCCTGGTGGAGGCCCCGCGCTGGTACTGGAGCGGGGGCCAGCTGGAGTCCAGCGTCAAGGAGGAGACCAAGCGGGCGCTCTCCCTGTGCGAGCCGGGGCCCCACGCGTTCCTCGTGCTCGTCCCCGTGGGCGAGTTCACGGACGTGGAGCGGCGCGTGCCCGGCGAGCTGGAGAACATGTTCGGGCCCGGGGCCCTGCGGCACGCCCTGGTGCTGTTCACCTGCGGGGACTACCTGTCGGGCAGGACGGCCGAGGACTACCTGGCAGGGGAGGACCCCGGGCTTCGGGAGGTGGTGGAGCGGTGCGGGGGCAGGTACCACGTCTTCAACAACCGCCGGCCTCAGGACAGACCGCAGGTTCGGGCGCTGCTGGACAAG ctggagcGCATGGCGCAGGAGAACGGGGGCTGTTACGTCTCCGGTGGGCCGAGGAGACGCGTGGAGGACCGAGCGATCGGCGCAGGGAAGCAGGAAAGGACGTTTCTCGCAGAGAGCGAGGCGCAGCCGGAGGAGACCGTTAAACTGAGACACGTGGGCAACGGGCTCCAGGCACAGCTACCCCAGAAGCTGCCCCAGCAACTACCCCAGCAGCTACGCCAGGAGCTGCCCCAGCAACTACCCCAGCAGCTACGCCAGGAGCTGCCCCAGCAACTACCCCAGCAGCTACGCCAGGAGCTGCACCAGCAACTACCCCAGCAGCTACGCCAGGAGCTGCCCCAGCAACTACCCCAGCAGCTACGCCAGGAGCTGCACCAGCAACTACCCCAGCAGCTACGCCAGGAGCTGCCCCAGCAACTACCCCAGCAGCTACGCCAGGAGCTGCCCCAGCAACTACCCCAGCAGCTACCCCAGGAGCTACCCGCACCGCAACAAGCCTCGCAGCCTGGGACACTGGAAGAGACTGACGGCTCACCCCTGCGGAGGAGCTCCAGCTTCCGGCTGACTGAGG AGGGCGCTCTTCTCTCTCAGATGACAGAGATGAAACTCAGCCAGAACTTTGTCAACACCT GCCACCACCAGATCTCCCCCCCTGAAagccctgtctctccctctccctcctctccttcatttccctcctcttcctcacagtcCTCGCAGCTGAGGCTGGTGCTGCTAGGCCGGACAGGGGCGGGGAAGAGCGCGGCGGGTAACGCGATCCTGGGCAGGGAGGCCTTTGTGTCCCGGGGCAACGGCGCGGTCGCTGTCACTCAGGCCTGTGAGAAGAAGAAGGGAACCGCTGCCGGGCAACGG gTGGCTGTGGTGGACACGCCGGACTGGTTCTGCTCAGAGCTCCCCCCGGAGGACGTTCGGCGCCAGGTCTCCAACTGCGTGGCCCTCTCGGCCCCGGGGCCCCACGCCTTCCTCCTGTGCGTCCCGGTGGACCAGCCGGCCAAGATGGAGCTGGAGGCGCTGGGGGCGCTGGAGGCGGTGTTCGGGCGGGACGCGGTGCGGCGGCACACCCTGGTGCTGTTCACCCACGGCGACCGCCTGCCGGAGGGCGGGGCCGTGGAGGACTACATCATCACGCAGCGcaaggacctgctccagctggtGGAGTGGTGCGGCGACCGCTACCACGtcctggagaggggggggggcggcggcggcgacggcgacggcgcgggggggcgggaggccAACGTGgccgagctgctggagaaggtgGAGCAAGCGGTGAGGGAGAACGGGGACTCCTACTACAGCTGCTCCCTGTTCCAGGAGGCGGAGTGCAGGGTGAGACAGAGGCAGGAGGAGAtcctgagggagaggagagaaagagagccgGAAAGGGGAGGCGCGGAGCGCGCACAAGTGCAGGCGCGGGAGACGGAGAGGtgtttcacctcctcctccacgctGTACTCCgtgcaggagatggaggaggaggagttgcAGGATCAGGCcagggaggaggcggagaaTAGCGTGCGCGACCTCAATGTGGGcactctgtcctctctctcttcctcttcctcttcctcccccacctcctccacctccccgtCGTTCTTTCTCTCAGCTTGGGATAAAGTGGCCACGGGGGCGAGGAGAGTCCCGAAACTTGTTGCGGGAGGTGCTCTGCTGGGTGGGGTGGTTGGGGTATTTTTTGGGGGACCCCTGGGGGGTGTAGTCGGGGCGACTGCTGGCTCAGTGGCCACAGAAGTGGGGCGACGGAAGTAcagtcagaaaaataaaactgagtaA
- the LOC118220782 gene encoding uncharacterized protein LOC118220782 isoform X4, giving the protein MTEDWNACPPGTPELRLILLGSIGCGKTLSGDTLLGQHAMASGSRSPRTCQLRQGVSEGRKLSLVEAPRWYWSGGQLESSVKEETKRALSLCEPGPHAFLVLVPVGEFTDVERRVPGELENMFGPGALRHALVLFTCGDYLSGRTAEDYLAGEDPGLREVVERCGGRYHVFNNRRPQDRPQVRALLDKLERMAQENGGCYVSGGPRRRVEDRAIGAGKQERTFLAESEAQPEETVKLRHVGNGLQAQLPQKLPQQLPQQLRQELPQQLPQQLRQELPQQLPQQLRQELHQQLPQQLRQELPQQLPQQLRQELHQQLPQQLRQELPQQLPQQLRQELPQQLPQQLPQELPAPQQASQPGTLEETDGSPLRRSSSFRLTEEGALLSQMTEMKLSQNFVNTCHHQISPPESPVSPSPSSPSFPSSSSQSSQLRLVLLGRTGAGKSAAGNAILGREAFVSRGNGAVAVTQACEKKKGTAAGQRVAVVDTPDWFCSELPPEDVRRQVSNCVALSAPGPHAFLLCVPVDQPAKMELEALGALEAVFGRDAVRRHTLVLFTHGDRLPEGGAVEDYIITQRKDLLQLVEWCGDRYHVLERGGGGGGDGDGAGGREANVAELLEKVEQAVRENGDSYYSCSLFQEAECRVRQRQEEILRERREREPERGGAERAQVQARETERCFTSSSTLYSVQEMEEEELQDQAREEAENSVRDLNVGTLSSLSSSSSSSPTSSTSPSFFLSAWDKVATGARRVPKLVAGGALLGGVVGVFFGGPLGGVVGATAGSVATEVGRRKYSQKNKTE; this is encoded by the exons ATGACCGAGGACTGGAACGCCTGTCCCCCCGGCACCCCGGAGCTGCGGCTGATCCTCCTGGGCTCCATCGGCTGCGGTAAGACCCTGTCTGGGGACACCCTCCTGGGGCAGCACGCCATGGCCTCCGGCTCCAGGAGCCCCAGGACCTGCCAGCTGAGGCAGGGCGTGTCGGAGGGGCGGAAGCTGTCCCTGGTGGAGGCCCCGCGCTGGTACTGGAGCGGGGGCCAGCTGGAGTCCAGCGTCAAGGAGGAGACCAAGCGGGCGCTCTCCCTGTGCGAGCCGGGGCCCCACGCGTTCCTCGTGCTCGTCCCCGTGGGCGAGTTCACGGACGTGGAGCGGCGCGTGCCCGGCGAGCTGGAGAACATGTTCGGGCCCGGGGCCCTGCGGCACGCCCTGGTGCTGTTCACCTGCGGGGACTACCTGTCGGGCAGGACGGCCGAGGACTACCTGGCAGGGGAGGACCCCGGGCTTCGGGAGGTGGTGGAGCGGTGCGGGGGCAGGTACCACGTCTTCAACAACCGCCGGCCTCAGGACAGACCGCAGGTTCGGGCGCTGCTGGACAAG ctggagcGCATGGCGCAGGAGAACGGGGGCTGTTACGTCTCCGGTGGGCCGAGGAGACGCGTGGAGGACCGAGCGATCGGCGCAGGGAAGCAGGAAAGGACGTTTCTCGCAGAGAGCGAGGCGCAGCCGGAGGAGACCGTTAAACTGAGACACGTGGGCAACGGGCTCCAGGCACAGCTACCCCAGAAGCTGCCCCAGCAACTACCCCAGCAGCTACGCCAGGAGCTGCCCCAGCAACTACCCCAGCAGCTACGCCAGGAGCTGCCCCAGCAACTACCCCAGCAGCTACGCCAGGAGCTGCACCAGCAACTACCCCAGCAGCTACGCCAGGAGCTGCCCCAGCAACTACCCCAGCAGCTACGCCAGGAGCTGCACCAGCAACTACCCCAGCAGCTACGCCAGGAGCTGCCCCAGCAACTACCCCAGCAGCTACGCCAGGAGCTGCCCCAGCAACTACCCCAGCAGCTACCCCAGGAGCTACCCGCACCGCAACAAGCCTCGCAGCCTGGGACACTGGAAGAGACTGACGGCTCACCCCTGCGGAGGAGCTCCAGCTTCCGGCTGACTGAGG AGGGCGCTCTTCTCTCTCAGATGACAGAGATGAAACTCAGCCAGAACTTTGTCAACACCT GCCACCACCAGATCTCCCCCCCTGAAagccctgtctctccctctccctcctctccttcatttccctcctcttcctcacagtcCTCGCAGCTGAGGCTGGTGCTGCTAGGCCGGACAGGGGCGGGGAAGAGCGCGGCGGGTAACGCGATCCTGGGCAGGGAGGCCTTTGTGTCCCGGGGCAACGGCGCGGTCGCTGTCACTCAGGCCTGTGAGAAGAAGAAGGGAACCGCTGCCGGGCAACGG gTGGCTGTGGTGGACACGCCGGACTGGTTCTGCTCAGAGCTCCCCCCGGAGGACGTTCGGCGCCAGGTCTCCAACTGCGTGGCCCTCTCGGCCCCGGGGCCCCACGCCTTCCTCCTGTGCGTCCCGGTGGACCAGCCGGCCAAGATGGAGCTGGAGGCGCTGGGGGCGCTGGAGGCGGTGTTCGGGCGGGACGCGGTGCGGCGGCACACCCTGGTGCTGTTCACCCACGGCGACCGCCTGCCGGAGGGCGGGGCCGTGGAGGACTACATCATCACGCAGCGcaaggacctgctccagctggtGGAGTGGTGCGGCGACCGCTACCACGtcctggagaggggggggggcggcggcggcgacggcgacggcgcgggggggcgggaggccAACGTGgccgagctgctggagaaggtgGAGCAAGCGGTGAGGGAGAACGGGGACTCCTACTACAGCTGCTCCCTGTTCCAGGAGGCGGAGTGCAGGGTGAGACAGAGGCAGGAGGAGAtcctgagggagaggagagaaagagagccgGAAAGGGGAGGCGCGGAGCGCGCACAAGTGCAGGCGCGGGAGACGGAGAGGtgtttcacctcctcctccacgctGTACTCCgtgcaggagatggaggaggaggagttgcAGGATCAGGCcagggaggaggcggagaaTAGCGTGCGCGACCTCAATGTGGGcactctgtcctctctctcttcctcttcctcttcctcccccacctcctccacctccccgtCGTTCTTTCTCTCAGCTTGGGATAAAGTGGCCACGGGGGCGAGGAGAGTCCCGAAACTTGTTGCGGGAGGTGCTCTGCTGGGTGGGGTGGTTGGGGTATTTTTTGGGGGACCCCTGGGGGGTGTAGTCGGGGCGACTGCTGGCTCAGTGGCCACAGAAGTGGGGCGACGGAAGTAcagtcagaaaaataaaactgagtaA
- the LOC118220782 gene encoding uncharacterized protein LOC118220782 isoform X2: protein MAYICRACTTIPMSLGFVLFFHSGDPQVPALCAPAAVRSDSGEPSCDSPSLSPGDMTEDWNACPPGTPELRLILLGSIGCGKTLSGDTLLGQHAMASGSRSPRTCQLRQGVSEGRKLSLVEAPRWYWSGGQLESSVKEETKRALSLCEPGPHAFLVLVPVGEFTDVERRVPGELENMFGPGALRHALVLFTCGDYLSGRTAEDYLAGEDPGLREVVERCGGRYHVFNNRRPQDRPQVRALLDKLERMAQENGGCYVSGGPRRRVEDRAIGAGKQERTFLAESEAQPEETVKLRHVGNGLQAQLPQKLPQQLPQQLRQELPQQLPQQLRQELHQQLPQQLRQELPQQLPQQLRQELHQQLPQQLRQELPQQLPQQLRQELPQQLPQQLPQELPAPQQASQPGTLEETDGSPLRRSSSFRLTEEGALLSQMTEMKLSQNFVNTCHHQISPPESPVSPSPSSPSFPSSSSQSSQLRLVLLGRTGAGKSAAGNAILGREAFVSRGNGAVAVTQACEKKKGTAAGQRVAVVDTPDWFCSELPPEDVRRQVSNCVALSAPGPHAFLLCVPVDQPAKMELEALGALEAVFGRDAVRRHTLVLFTHGDRLPEGGAVEDYIITQRKDLLQLVEWCGDRYHVLERGGGGGGDGDGAGGREANVAELLEKVEQAVRENGDSYYSCSLFQEAECRVRQRQEEILRERREREPERGGAERAQVQARETERCFTSSSTLYSVQEMEEEELQDQAREEAENSVRDLNVGTLSSLSSSSSSSPTSSTSPSFFLSAWDKVATGARRVPKLVAGGALLGGVVGVFFGGPLGGVVGATAGSVATEVGRRKYSQKNKTE from the exons ATGGCTTATATATGCCGAGCATGTACAACCATACCCATGTCCCTGggtttcgttttgtttttccacagcgGAGACCCCCAGGTGCCCGCCCTCTGTGCCCCCGCTGCGGTGCGCTCCGATAGTGGGGAGCCGAGCTgtgactctccctctctctccccaggagATATGACCGAGGACTGGAACGCCTGTCCCCCCGGCACCCCGGAGCTGCGGCTGATCCTCCTGGGCTCCATCGGCTGCGGTAAGACCCTGTCTGGGGACACCCTCCTGGGGCAGCACGCCATGGCCTCCGGCTCCAGGAGCCCCAGGACCTGCCAGCTGAGGCAGGGCGTGTCGGAGGGGCGGAAGCTGTCCCTGGTGGAGGCCCCGCGCTGGTACTGGAGCGGGGGCCAGCTGGAGTCCAGCGTCAAGGAGGAGACCAAGCGGGCGCTCTCCCTGTGCGAGCCGGGGCCCCACGCGTTCCTCGTGCTCGTCCCCGTGGGCGAGTTCACGGACGTGGAGCGGCGCGTGCCCGGCGAGCTGGAGAACATGTTCGGGCCCGGGGCCCTGCGGCACGCCCTGGTGCTGTTCACCTGCGGGGACTACCTGTCGGGCAGGACGGCCGAGGACTACCTGGCAGGGGAGGACCCCGGGCTTCGGGAGGTGGTGGAGCGGTGCGGGGGCAGGTACCACGTCTTCAACAACCGCCGGCCTCAGGACAGACCGCAGGTTCGGGCGCTGCTGGACAAG ctggagcGCATGGCGCAGGAGAACGGGGGCTGTTACGTCTCCGGTGGGCCGAGGAGACGCGTGGAGGACCGAGCGATCGGCGCAGGGAAGCAGGAAAGGACGTTTCTCGCAGAGAGCGAGGCGCAGCCGGAGGAGACCGTTAAACTGAGACACGTGGGCAACGGGCTCCAGGCACAGCTACCCCAGAAGCTGCCCCAGCAACTACCCCAGCAGCTACGCCAG GAGCTGCCCCAGCAACTACCCCAGCAGCTACGCCAGGAGCTGCACCAGCAACTACCCCAGCAGCTACGCCAGGAGCTGCCCCAGCAACTACCCCAGCAGCTACGCCAGGAGCTGCACCAGCAACTACCCCAGCAGCTACGCCAGGAGCTGCCCCAGCAACTACCCCAGCAGCTACGCCAGGAGCTGCCCCAGCAACTACCCCAGCAGCTACCCCAGGAGCTACCCGCACCGCAACAAGCCTCGCAGCCTGGGACACTGGAAGAGACTGACGGCTCACCCCTGCGGAGGAGCTCCAGCTTCCGGCTGACTGAGG AGGGCGCTCTTCTCTCTCAGATGACAGAGATGAAACTCAGCCAGAACTTTGTCAACACCT GCCACCACCAGATCTCCCCCCCTGAAagccctgtctctccctctccctcctctccttcatttccctcctcttcctcacagtcCTCGCAGCTGAGGCTGGTGCTGCTAGGCCGGACAGGGGCGGGGAAGAGCGCGGCGGGTAACGCGATCCTGGGCAGGGAGGCCTTTGTGTCCCGGGGCAACGGCGCGGTCGCTGTCACTCAGGCCTGTGAGAAGAAGAAGGGAACCGCTGCCGGGCAACGG gTGGCTGTGGTGGACACGCCGGACTGGTTCTGCTCAGAGCTCCCCCCGGAGGACGTTCGGCGCCAGGTCTCCAACTGCGTGGCCCTCTCGGCCCCGGGGCCCCACGCCTTCCTCCTGTGCGTCCCGGTGGACCAGCCGGCCAAGATGGAGCTGGAGGCGCTGGGGGCGCTGGAGGCGGTGTTCGGGCGGGACGCGGTGCGGCGGCACACCCTGGTGCTGTTCACCCACGGCGACCGCCTGCCGGAGGGCGGGGCCGTGGAGGACTACATCATCACGCAGCGcaaggacctgctccagctggtGGAGTGGTGCGGCGACCGCTACCACGtcctggagaggggggggggcggcggcggcgacggcgacggcgcgggggggcgggaggccAACGTGgccgagctgctggagaaggtgGAGCAAGCGGTGAGGGAGAACGGGGACTCCTACTACAGCTGCTCCCTGTTCCAGGAGGCGGAGTGCAGGGTGAGACAGAGGCAGGAGGAGAtcctgagggagaggagagaaagagagccgGAAAGGGGAGGCGCGGAGCGCGCACAAGTGCAGGCGCGGGAGACGGAGAGGtgtttcacctcctcctccacgctGTACTCCgtgcaggagatggaggaggaggagttgcAGGATCAGGCcagggaggaggcggagaaTAGCGTGCGCGACCTCAATGTGGGcactctgtcctctctctcttcctcttcctcttcctcccccacctcctccacctccccgtCGTTCTTTCTCTCAGCTTGGGATAAAGTGGCCACGGGGGCGAGGAGAGTCCCGAAACTTGTTGCGGGAGGTGCTCTGCTGGGTGGGGTGGTTGGGGTATTTTTTGGGGGACCCCTGGGGGGTGTAGTCGGGGCGACTGCTGGCTCAGTGGCCACAGAAGTGGGGCGACGGAAGTAcagtcagaaaaataaaactgagtaA
- the LOC118220782 gene encoding uncharacterized protein LOC118220782 isoform X3 → MAYICRACTTIPMSLGFVLFFHSGDPQVPALCAPAAVRSDSGEPSCDSPSLSPGDMTEDWNACPPGTPELRLILLGSIGCGKTLSGDTLLGQHAMASGSRSPRTCQLRQGVSEGRKLSLVEAPRWYWSGGQLESSVKEETKRALSLCEPGPHAFLVLVPVGEFTDVERRVPGELENMFGPGALRHALVLFTCGDYLSGRTAEDYLAGEDPGLREVVERCGGRYHVFNNRRPQDRPQVRALLDKLERMAQENGGCYVSGGPRRRVEDRAIGAGKQERTFLAESEAQPEETVKLRHVGNGLQAQLPQKLPQQLPQQLRQELPQQLPQQLRQELPQQLPQQLRQELHQQLPQQLRQELPQQLPQQLRQELHQQLPQQLRQELPQQLPQQLRQELPQQLPQQLPQELPAPQQASQPGTLEETDGSPLRRSSSFRLTEGHHQISPPESPVSPSPSSPSFPSSSSQSSQLRLVLLGRTGAGKSAAGNAILGREAFVSRGNGAVAVTQACEKKKGTAAGQRVAVVDTPDWFCSELPPEDVRRQVSNCVALSAPGPHAFLLCVPVDQPAKMELEALGALEAVFGRDAVRRHTLVLFTHGDRLPEGGAVEDYIITQRKDLLQLVEWCGDRYHVLERGGGGGGDGDGAGGREANVAELLEKVEQAVRENGDSYYSCSLFQEAECRVRQRQEEILRERREREPERGGAERAQVQARETERCFTSSSTLYSVQEMEEEELQDQAREEAENSVRDLNVGTLSSLSSSSSSSPTSSTSPSFFLSAWDKVATGARRVPKLVAGGALLGGVVGVFFGGPLGGVVGATAGSVATEVGRRKYSQKNKTE, encoded by the exons ATGGCTTATATATGCCGAGCATGTACAACCATACCCATGTCCCTGggtttcgttttgtttttccacagcgGAGACCCCCAGGTGCCCGCCCTCTGTGCCCCCGCTGCGGTGCGCTCCGATAGTGGGGAGCCGAGCTgtgactctccctctctctccccaggagATATGACCGAGGACTGGAACGCCTGTCCCCCCGGCACCCCGGAGCTGCGGCTGATCCTCCTGGGCTCCATCGGCTGCGGTAAGACCCTGTCTGGGGACACCCTCCTGGGGCAGCACGCCATGGCCTCCGGCTCCAGGAGCCCCAGGACCTGCCAGCTGAGGCAGGGCGTGTCGGAGGGGCGGAAGCTGTCCCTGGTGGAGGCCCCGCGCTGGTACTGGAGCGGGGGCCAGCTGGAGTCCAGCGTCAAGGAGGAGACCAAGCGGGCGCTCTCCCTGTGCGAGCCGGGGCCCCACGCGTTCCTCGTGCTCGTCCCCGTGGGCGAGTTCACGGACGTGGAGCGGCGCGTGCCCGGCGAGCTGGAGAACATGTTCGGGCCCGGGGCCCTGCGGCACGCCCTGGTGCTGTTCACCTGCGGGGACTACCTGTCGGGCAGGACGGCCGAGGACTACCTGGCAGGGGAGGACCCCGGGCTTCGGGAGGTGGTGGAGCGGTGCGGGGGCAGGTACCACGTCTTCAACAACCGCCGGCCTCAGGACAGACCGCAGGTTCGGGCGCTGCTGGACAAG ctggagcGCATGGCGCAGGAGAACGGGGGCTGTTACGTCTCCGGTGGGCCGAGGAGACGCGTGGAGGACCGAGCGATCGGCGCAGGGAAGCAGGAAAGGACGTTTCTCGCAGAGAGCGAGGCGCAGCCGGAGGAGACCGTTAAACTGAGACACGTGGGCAACGGGCTCCAGGCACAGCTACCCCAGAAGCTGCCCCAGCAACTACCCCAGCAGCTACGCCAGGAGCTGCCCCAGCAACTACCCCAGCAGCTACGCCAGGAGCTGCCCCAGCAACTACCCCAGCAGCTACGCCAGGAGCTGCACCAGCAACTACCCCAGCAGCTACGCCAGGAGCTGCCCCAGCAACTACCCCAGCAGCTACGCCAGGAGCTGCACCAGCAACTACCCCAGCAGCTACGCCAGGAGCTGCCCCAGCAACTACCCCAGCAGCTACGCCAGGAGCTGCCCCAGCAACTACCCCAGCAGCTACCCCAGGAGCTACCCGCACCGCAACAAGCCTCGCAGCCTGGGACACTGGAAGAGACTGACGGCTCACCCCTGCGGAGGAGCTCCAGCTTCCGGCTGACTGAGG GCCACCACCAGATCTCCCCCCCTGAAagccctgtctctccctctccctcctctccttcatttccctcctcttcctcacagtcCTCGCAGCTGAGGCTGGTGCTGCTAGGCCGGACAGGGGCGGGGAAGAGCGCGGCGGGTAACGCGATCCTGGGCAGGGAGGCCTTTGTGTCCCGGGGCAACGGCGCGGTCGCTGTCACTCAGGCCTGTGAGAAGAAGAAGGGAACCGCTGCCGGGCAACGG gTGGCTGTGGTGGACACGCCGGACTGGTTCTGCTCAGAGCTCCCCCCGGAGGACGTTCGGCGCCAGGTCTCCAACTGCGTGGCCCTCTCGGCCCCGGGGCCCCACGCCTTCCTCCTGTGCGTCCCGGTGGACCAGCCGGCCAAGATGGAGCTGGAGGCGCTGGGGGCGCTGGAGGCGGTGTTCGGGCGGGACGCGGTGCGGCGGCACACCCTGGTGCTGTTCACCCACGGCGACCGCCTGCCGGAGGGCGGGGCCGTGGAGGACTACATCATCACGCAGCGcaaggacctgctccagctggtGGAGTGGTGCGGCGACCGCTACCACGtcctggagaggggggggggcggcggcggcgacggcgacggcgcgggggggcgggaggccAACGTGgccgagctgctggagaaggtgGAGCAAGCGGTGAGGGAGAACGGGGACTCCTACTACAGCTGCTCCCTGTTCCAGGAGGCGGAGTGCAGGGTGAGACAGAGGCAGGAGGAGAtcctgagggagaggagagaaagagagccgGAAAGGGGAGGCGCGGAGCGCGCACAAGTGCAGGCGCGGGAGACGGAGAGGtgtttcacctcctcctccacgctGTACTCCgtgcaggagatggaggaggaggagttgcAGGATCAGGCcagggaggaggcggagaaTAGCGTGCGCGACCTCAATGTGGGcactctgtcctctctctcttcctcttcctcttcctcccccacctcctccacctccccgtCGTTCTTTCTCTCAGCTTGGGATAAAGTGGCCACGGGGGCGAGGAGAGTCCCGAAACTTGTTGCGGGAGGTGCTCTGCTGGGTGGGGTGGTTGGGGTATTTTTTGGGGGACCCCTGGGGGGTGTAGTCGGGGCGACTGCTGGCTCAGTGGCCACAGAAGTGGGGCGACGGAAGTAcagtcagaaaaataaaactgagtaA